In Odontesthes bonariensis isolate fOdoBon6 chromosome 9, fOdoBon6.hap1, whole genome shotgun sequence, the following proteins share a genomic window:
- the nyap2a gene encoding neuronal tyrosine-phosphorylated phosphoinositide-3-kinase adapter 2 isoform X2, protein MTSQDEVSSFRRFFQYVEDSGLRTYDGLVIQNASDIARESDRIRNQTNWTYLQEKHQKKRRQEEAIKRIGEDVAMATDGAYSGKHFRMGFMTMPAPQDRLPPPSQGFTVRSQSLHSVGGGDDESNHSRKQPPPKPKRDPKTKLSSSSEAVDGGSGLMKRENQETKDVPEQLEARCLHAEDSRKMPPPKPKRNPNTQLSTSFDESYIRNYGNKKSSLQGDKSSSQSQSPVSRDTDDEEPVYIEMVGNILRELEGQEAAEEEQSEAVYEEMKYPMLEDFLQDAAIMDPDVWSSRGSLCDIPAPFPNLLTHRPPLLVFPPAPAQCSPNSDESPLTPLDVTRLPALEHATYSKSGGADQGSTHHRKDRDRDRDLPPTHTITSSGRSSAPPLPSNFYKSSGSAHGGHGYPRSQSACPSPVSVGRSLTPLSLKRPPPYDALMAGGSMPRSSSSSSSSSHRAGEGGARLSNSSSTHGSMHNVSMRSQTPTSPLDELNNLFSSGRQVIKKRGSAGRKSREGEGHCRSLPRHHNKERDGQLSPVSSRMGRSSVSPTMMLSGGESTSVCKLGRSASTSGVPSPGGTPQRHLHESHHPALSQD, encoded by the exons ATGACATCCCAGGACGAGGTGTCTTCCTTCAGGAGGTTTTTCCAGTATGTGGAAGATAGCGGCCTGCGAACTTATGACGGTCTGGTGATCCAAAACGCTTCGGACATCGCAAGAGAGAGCGACCGCATACGGAACCAGACCAACTGGACCTACCTACAAGAGAAACACCAGAAGAAGAGACGGCAGGAAGAGGCCATCAAAAG GATTGGTGAAGATGTTGCCATGGCCACAGATGGAGCATACTCTGGGAAACATTTCAGGATGGGCTTCATGACGATGCCAGCACCACAGGACCGATTGCCCCCCCCCAGCCAAGGCTTCACCGTACGATCACAGTCCCTCCACTCGGTGGGCGGAGGGGACGACGAGTCCAACCACAGTCGCAAGCAGCCCCCCCCCAAACCCAAGAGAGACCCCAAAACCAAACTGAGCAGCAGCTCTGAAGCGGTGGACGGAGGCTCTGGACTCATGAAGAGAGAGAACCAGGAAACCAAAGATGTGCCAGAACAGCTGGAAG CTCGATGTCTCCACGCTGAGGACTCCAGAAAGATGCCTCCGCCCAAACCCAAGAGGAACCCCAACACTCAGCTGAGCACCTCTTTTGACGAGTCTTACATCCGTAACTACGGCAACAAGAAGTCTTCCTTGCAAGGGGACAAATCTTCgtctcagagtcagagtccgGTGTCCCGGGACACGGACGACGAGGAGCCGGTTTACATCGAGATGGTGGGAAACATCCTGCGGGAGCTGGAGGGTCAGGAAGCGGCGGAGGAGGAGCAGAGCGAGGCGGTTTACGAGGAGATGAAGTACCCCATGCTGGAGGACTTCCTGCAGGACGCCGCCATCATGGATCCGGACGTGTGGTCGTCCCGGGGGTCTCTGTGCGACATCCCGGCTCCCTTCCCGAACCTCCTGACCCACCGCCCACCTCTGCTGGTCTTCCCACCCGCCCCGGCTCAGTGCTCCCCCAACTCGGATGAGtcccccctcacccctctgGACGTCACCCGTCTGCCCGCGTTAGAACACGCCACCTACAGCAAGTCAGGCGGTGCCGATCAGGGCTCCACCCACCACCGCAAGGACCGGGACCGAGACCGGGACCTGCCTCCCACCCACACCATCACATCCTCTGGGCGCTCATCGGCTCCGCCTCTTCCTTCCAACTTTTATAAGTCGTCCGGCTCCGCCCACGGCGGTCACGGTTACCCTCGCAGCCAATCGGCGTGCCCCTCCCCGGTCAGCGTGGGGCGCTCCCTGACTCCACTGAGCCTGAAGAGGCCGCCGCCCTACGACGCTCTGATGGCGGGAGGAAGCATGCCCCGCTCCTCCTCATCGTCATCATCCTCCTCTCATAGAGCCGGTGAGGGCGGAGCCAGACTCAGTAACTCCTCCTCCACCCACGGCTCCATGCACAACGTGTCGATGAGGTCACAGACTCCAACGAGCCCATTGGACGAACTCAACAACCTGTTTTCATCAGGCAGACAGGTGATAAAGAAGAGAGGCTCAGCAGGCAGGAAGAGCCGGGAGGGAGAAG GACACTGCAGGTCTCTGCCCAGACATCACAATAAAGAAAGAGATGGACAGTTAAGTCCAGTTTCCAGCAGGATGGGGAGGTCTTCAGTCAGTCCCACCATGATGCTGTCTGGAGGAG AATCCACGTCTGTGTGTAAACTTGGACGATCAGCATCGACATCAGGAGTTCCGTCTCCAGGAGGGACGCCTCAACGCCACCTGCATGAGTCCCACCATCCTGCGCTGAGCCAG GACTGA
- the nyap2a gene encoding neuronal tyrosine-phosphorylated phosphoinositide-3-kinase adapter 2 isoform X1, which yields MTSQDEVSSFRRFFQYVEDSGLRTYDGLVIQNASDIARESDRIRNQTNWTYLQEKHQKKRRQEEAIKRIGEDVAMATDGAYSGKHFRMGFMTMPAPQDRLPPPSQGFTVRSQSLHSVGGGDDESNHSRKQPPPKPKRDPKTKLSSSSEAVDGGSGLMKRENQETKDVPEQLEARCLHAEDSRKMPPPKPKRNPNTQLSTSFDESYIRNYGNKKSSLQGDKSSSQSQSPVSRDTDDEEPVYIEMVGNILRELEGQEAAEEEQSEAVYEEMKYPMLEDFLQDAAIMDPDVWSSRGSLCDIPAPFPNLLTHRPPLLVFPPAPAQCSPNSDESPLTPLDVTRLPALEHATYSKSGGADQGSTHHRKDRDRDRDLPPTHTITSSGRSSAPPLPSNFYKSSGSAHGGHGYPRSQSACPSPVSVGRSLTPLSLKRPPPYDALMAGGSMPRSSSSSSSSSHRAGEGGARLSNSSSTHGSMHNVSMRSQTPTSPLDELNNLFSSGRQVIKKRGSAGRKSREGEGHCRSLPRHHNKERDGQLSPVSSRMGRSSVSPTMMLSGGESTSVCKLGRSASTSGVPSPGGTPQRHLHESHHPALSQMPWLCSDATMMEMIEKKRVLCREIKARQRLEKNLCKQDSMPILPSWKRKQPPPYSAPPTAAGHSTTVFWDTAI from the exons ATGACATCCCAGGACGAGGTGTCTTCCTTCAGGAGGTTTTTCCAGTATGTGGAAGATAGCGGCCTGCGAACTTATGACGGTCTGGTGATCCAAAACGCTTCGGACATCGCAAGAGAGAGCGACCGCATACGGAACCAGACCAACTGGACCTACCTACAAGAGAAACACCAGAAGAAGAGACGGCAGGAAGAGGCCATCAAAAG GATTGGTGAAGATGTTGCCATGGCCACAGATGGAGCATACTCTGGGAAACATTTCAGGATGGGCTTCATGACGATGCCAGCACCACAGGACCGATTGCCCCCCCCCAGCCAAGGCTTCACCGTACGATCACAGTCCCTCCACTCGGTGGGCGGAGGGGACGACGAGTCCAACCACAGTCGCAAGCAGCCCCCCCCCAAACCCAAGAGAGACCCCAAAACCAAACTGAGCAGCAGCTCTGAAGCGGTGGACGGAGGCTCTGGACTCATGAAGAGAGAGAACCAGGAAACCAAAGATGTGCCAGAACAGCTGGAAG CTCGATGTCTCCACGCTGAGGACTCCAGAAAGATGCCTCCGCCCAAACCCAAGAGGAACCCCAACACTCAGCTGAGCACCTCTTTTGACGAGTCTTACATCCGTAACTACGGCAACAAGAAGTCTTCCTTGCAAGGGGACAAATCTTCgtctcagagtcagagtccgGTGTCCCGGGACACGGACGACGAGGAGCCGGTTTACATCGAGATGGTGGGAAACATCCTGCGGGAGCTGGAGGGTCAGGAAGCGGCGGAGGAGGAGCAGAGCGAGGCGGTTTACGAGGAGATGAAGTACCCCATGCTGGAGGACTTCCTGCAGGACGCCGCCATCATGGATCCGGACGTGTGGTCGTCCCGGGGGTCTCTGTGCGACATCCCGGCTCCCTTCCCGAACCTCCTGACCCACCGCCCACCTCTGCTGGTCTTCCCACCCGCCCCGGCTCAGTGCTCCCCCAACTCGGATGAGtcccccctcacccctctgGACGTCACCCGTCTGCCCGCGTTAGAACACGCCACCTACAGCAAGTCAGGCGGTGCCGATCAGGGCTCCACCCACCACCGCAAGGACCGGGACCGAGACCGGGACCTGCCTCCCACCCACACCATCACATCCTCTGGGCGCTCATCGGCTCCGCCTCTTCCTTCCAACTTTTATAAGTCGTCCGGCTCCGCCCACGGCGGTCACGGTTACCCTCGCAGCCAATCGGCGTGCCCCTCCCCGGTCAGCGTGGGGCGCTCCCTGACTCCACTGAGCCTGAAGAGGCCGCCGCCCTACGACGCTCTGATGGCGGGAGGAAGCATGCCCCGCTCCTCCTCATCGTCATCATCCTCCTCTCATAGAGCCGGTGAGGGCGGAGCCAGACTCAGTAACTCCTCCTCCACCCACGGCTCCATGCACAACGTGTCGATGAGGTCACAGACTCCAACGAGCCCATTGGACGAACTCAACAACCTGTTTTCATCAGGCAGACAGGTGATAAAGAAGAGAGGCTCAGCAGGCAGGAAGAGCCGGGAGGGAGAAG GACACTGCAGGTCTCTGCCCAGACATCACAATAAAGAAAGAGATGGACAGTTAAGTCCAGTTTCCAGCAGGATGGGGAGGTCTTCAGTCAGTCCCACCATGATGCTGTCTGGAGGAG AATCCACGTCTGTGTGTAAACTTGGACGATCAGCATCGACATCAGGAGTTCCGTCTCCAGGAGGGACGCCTCAACGCCACCTGCATGAGTCCCACCATCCTGCGCTGAGCCAG ATGCCATGGCTCTGCAGCGATGCCACCATGATGGAAATGATTGAGAAGAAGAGAGTTTTGTGTCGAGAGATAAAAGCTCGTCAACGTTTGGAGAAGAATCTGTGTAAACAGGACAGTATGCCTATCCTGCCCAGCTGGAAGAGGAAGCAGCCGCCGCCATATTCAGCCCCGCCCACTGCTGCTGGACACAGCACCACGGTGTTCTGGGACACCGCCATCTGA